From the genome of Vigna angularis cultivar LongXiaoDou No.4 chromosome 11, ASM1680809v1, whole genome shotgun sequence, one region includes:
- the LOC108332403 gene encoding protein Iojap, chloroplastic codes for MLPSSTALSLAGAGIVLTVNFSGKLVHLEAKCSPRPRMVFSRWCIKDLSSQQHTINGFKSIKRNSLSSFAFGRKAEDSFFSDVNEDTDEMYEDLINNYGKVVFSRKDKKPASAEIDDDAESLSFAVELASVASEVKAADIKVLFVKPLVYWTRFFIIATAFSRPQIDAIGSRMRDRAEKKYGKIPTGDTKPNSWTLLDFGDVVVHIFLPSQRTFYNLEEFYGNATPVELPFENQPPFLS; via the exons ATGCTACCATCATCCACTGCCCTGTCTCTCGCCGGTGCCGGCATCGTGCTGACGGTGAATTTTTCCGGCAAACTGGTTCATCTGGAAGCCAAGTGTTCTCCCAGACCCAGAATGGTTTTCAGCCGTTGGTGCATAAAGGATCTTTCTTCACAGCAACACACCATCAATGGTTTCAAGTCCATTAAGCGAAACTCACTGTCGAGCTTCGCATTCGGTAGAAAAGCCGAAGACAGCTTTTTCTCG GATGTAAATGAAGACACAGATGAAATGTATGaagatttaattaataattatggaAAAGTGGTATTTAGTAGAAAAGACAAAAAGCCTGCTAGCGCAGAGATTGACGATGATGCTGAAAGCCTGTCAT TTGCTGTGGAATTGGCTTCGGTTGCAAGTGAGGTTAAGGCAGCAGATATAAAGGTCTTGTTTGTGAAGCCACTTGTTTACTGGACCCGATTTTTTATCATAGCTACAGCATTTTCTCGTCCCCAGATTGATGCTATCGG GTCCAGGATGAGAGATCGAGCTGAGAAGAAATATGGAAAAATTCCAACAGGAGATACAAAGCCTAACTCATGGACCCTGTTGGACTTCG GTGATGTTGTTGTTCACATCTTCCTTCCCTCACAGAGAACTTTCTACAATTTGGAAGAGTTTTATGGTAATGCAACACCAGTAGAGCTTCCTTTTGAAAATCAACCACCATTTCTTAGTTGA